Genomic DNA from Thermovirga sp.:
CGATGACCACCGATCTCGTGGAACTTCTGCGCAAACTCGTGAAGGACGGGGCCTCCGGAATAGTCGTCACCTGTGGCACCGACTCCCTCGAGGAGATGGCCTACCTGACGGACCTTTTATGGGCCTACCCTCAGCCCGTGGTCTTCACCGGATCCATGCTGCCGCCGGGCATCCCGGGATCGGACGCCATGGCCAACCTCGCCCAGGCCGTGAAAGCGGCCTCGTCGGAAAACCTTTGGGGGATGGGCGTCCTGGCGTGCTTCCAGGATCAGCTCTTCGCCGCCTCCGAGATGACCAAGGAGGTGGCCCACCGCAGGGACGCCTTCGCCGCGCCGGGAAGGGGACCCGTGGCCGATTTTGTCGGCGGGGATATAAGGGTAATAAGAAAGCCAAACAGGCCTCCAGCGCTGGAAGGGGCGATCATGCCCGCCAAGAACGTGGAGATACTCTGGGCATCCCTGGGGGGCGGAGACTGGATCCTTTCATGCCTTTCCAAATCGAAAAACCTCGAGGGACTGGTTCTGGCCGGTTTCGGCGCGGGCAACATCCCTCCCTCCTGGAACCAGTACCTCAAACCCCTCATGAAAAACGGAACGGTGATAGTGATAACCACCCGCTGCGGAAAGGGACACACCGCCACCCTCTACGGCTACGAGGGAAGCGCTAAAAGGCTGCTCGAACTGGGCTTGCTGGACGGAGGGGGTTTGAGGCCGGAACA
This window encodes:
- a CDS encoding asparaginase codes for the protein MLRRERIAFVGTGGTISMTFNEKQKGFVPTLSAQDLVEMLPPGLGNALSVIDWSHQPSSHYTIPMTTDLVELLRKLVKDGASGIVVTCGTDSLEEMAYLTDLLWAYPQPVVFTGSMLPPGIPGSDAMANLAQAVKAASSENLWGMGVLACFQDQLFAASEMTKEVAHRRDAFAAPGRGPVADFVGGDIRVIRKPNRPPALEGAIMPAKNVEILWASLGGGDWILSCLSKSKNLEGLVLAGFGAGNIPPSWNQYLKPLMKNGTVIVITTRCGKGHTATLYGYEGSAKRLLELGLLDGGGLRPEQARLRLAVGLGAGFSMEDLQLYLLGKK